A stretch of Methanospirillum lacunae DNA encodes these proteins:
- a CDS encoding MFS transporter: protein MSGYDRLKWMILLTVIIGTFLGRMDQTIVSLAVPKIMDDFAITTSDAGWISTAYILANAVFVPIWGKLGDTRGRKRVYLWGFGIFIFGSILAGFAWDLGSMIVFRVIQAIASSADYPTAMAILTITFSDRKERGKALGIWSSAFAASAVFGPLIGGPLIDNFGWRSVFLINLPIGIIGIIMALTYIPESMSDQRSENFDWYGASSLGVALALLVLGLDRGYDWGWTSLPILLSFALSGVFLYIFYLIDSRHPEPVIDFRYLRIPSFTHTLGNNFVVFMCMMGVIFLIPVFDQTFLGYTATETGLQFIPFACFMIVGALYGSSFIGKVQTRYVIAASTLFAAFGIYLFTGLDPRSSTWDVIIPFSVMALGMGLGMAQRTVAITSLVPPEEIGSASAVLALVRNIAGAFGIALFTTILNNSIEDNVIDLSRYSSIYQHTPEVMKTVTGLISLDAQILAYHTIFIVAAIILVGGSVLALFIESKEEKRSDQKVIVEI, encoded by the coding sequence ATGAGTGGATATGATCGTCTGAAATGGATGATCCTTCTCACCGTGATCATTGGAACATTTCTGGGCAGGATGGATCAGACAATCGTCTCCCTAGCTGTTCCCAAGATCATGGATGATTTTGCAATCACCACTTCAGATGCCGGGTGGATATCCACCGCATATATCCTTGCAAACGCAGTGTTTGTGCCGATCTGGGGAAAACTCGGAGATACCAGGGGAAGAAAACGGGTGTATCTCTGGGGATTCGGGATTTTCATCTTTGGATCAATTCTGGCCGGGTTTGCCTGGGATCTTGGATCAATGATTGTATTCAGGGTAATCCAGGCGATTGCCAGTTCTGCTGACTACCCAACCGCCATGGCAATCCTTACAATAACCTTTAGTGATCGAAAAGAGCGGGGGAAGGCTCTTGGTATCTGGTCTTCAGCATTTGCAGCTTCTGCAGTCTTCGGTCCCCTGATCGGTGGTCCATTAATCGATAATTTTGGATGGAGATCCGTATTTTTAATAAATCTCCCGATAGGCATTATCGGAATTATCATGGCTCTCACTTATATTCCTGAATCCATGTCTGATCAACGCAGTGAGAACTTTGACTGGTACGGAGCCTCAAGTCTAGGAGTGGCACTTGCACTTCTCGTGCTTGGTCTTGACAGAGGGTATGACTGGGGATGGACATCACTTCCCATACTCCTCAGTTTTGCTCTTTCAGGGGTGTTTCTATACATATTCTACCTGATCGATTCACGACATCCTGAACCGGTCATCGATTTCAGGTATCTGAGAATCCCTTCATTCACACATACCCTTGGCAACAATTTCGTGGTCTTTATGTGTATGATGGGAGTCATTTTTTTAATTCCGGTATTTGACCAGACATTTCTCGGATACACTGCAACGGAGACCGGACTACAGTTTATCCCGTTTGCCTGTTTCATGATTGTTGGAGCTTTATACGGCTCATCTTTTATCGGAAAGGTACAGACAAGATACGTGATTGCCGCAAGCACACTCTTTGCTGCATTCGGGATTTATCTTTTCACCGGACTGGATCCACGATCAAGTACATGGGATGTGATCATCCCTTTTAGTGTAATGGCACTTGGAATGGGGCTTGGAATGGCACAGCGAACCGTTGCAATCACATCCCTGGTTCCTCCAGAAGAGATCGGGAGTGCATCTGCAGTGCTTGCACTGGTCAGAAACATTGCAGGAGCGTTTGGAATCGCCCTGTTTACTACCATTCTCAATAACTCAATAGAAGACAATGTCATTGACCTCTCCAGATATTCGAGTATTTATCAGCATACTCCGGAGGTTATGAAAACAGTTACCGGGCTTATCAGCCTGGATGCACAGATTCTGGCATATCATACGATTTTTATTGTGGCTGCAATAATCCTGGTAGGTGGATCGGTGTTAGCCCTTTTCATAGAATCAAAAGAGGAAAAACGAAGTGATCAGAAGGTAATTGTTGAGATATAA
- a CDS encoding tetratricopeptide repeat protein: MRLCGYLVILFFITLVSAQVPNTDTLNSDGNITNNVEEVTNPVFIPDSGTKLLQSGQYNEAVLYYNTQIQQNPKDLHSLINKGLALNALKRYEESLQSFDLVLMEEPENTAALNNKALVLTTLGRNEEALSYFNQALEIEPDSIDILDDKGFTLCVMGKHSEALQIFQKVIQLNPYYIEAWNNNGLCLLELGRYDEADTMFNEAILLDPDDPVYWNNKGLALFNAGKTKDALSAYEMAVRIHTISHHENDEIGSNYEQSMRDDAISNEISKLSRNNPLDAKLWVDLCLLYSSYNEKNEAQAAYERAVQLDPSLVDKIPGFSPLSADSGNKEPQIGGNTTGLDKDSQINNPVEQKVTGTVKYFMEQQGWKITLPGTISGVLSPDTGTIQINSTDTVISYGGMKYPVTMKIEGTFQ; encoded by the coding sequence ATGAGATTATGCGGATATTTGGTCATTCTTTTTTTTATTACCCTAGTGTCTGCTCAGGTACCTAATACAGACACATTGAATTCTGATGGTAATATTACTAATAATGTAGAAGAAGTCACAAATCCCGTGTTTATACCGGATTCTGGTACTAAACTACTTCAATCAGGTCAATATAATGAGGCTGTTCTATATTATAATACTCAAATTCAACAGAATCCCAAAGATTTACACTCGTTGATAAACAAGGGTCTAGCATTGAATGCCCTAAAAAGGTATGAGGAATCTCTTCAGTCATTTGACCTTGTATTAATGGAAGAACCGGAAAATACTGCTGCACTTAATAATAAAGCACTTGTCTTGACAACTCTGGGAAGAAATGAAGAGGCACTATCGTATTTTAATCAGGCATTAGAGATAGAACCTGATTCGATTGATATATTAGATGATAAAGGTTTTACATTATGTGTAATGGGAAAACATTCTGAAGCTCTCCAGATATTTCAGAAAGTAATTCAATTGAATCCCTACTACATAGAAGCATGGAATAATAATGGTCTTTGCTTACTTGAACTAGGTAGATATGATGAAGCTGATACTATGTTTAATGAAGCAATCCTGTTGGATCCAGATGATCCGGTTTATTGGAATAATAAAGGATTAGCTCTCTTTAATGCTGGAAAAACTAAAGATGCCCTCTCTGCATATGAAATGGCAGTACGAATACATACGATTTCTCATCATGAAAATGATGAAATAGGTTCAAATTATGAACAATCTATGCGAGATGATGCAATTTCAAATGAAATCTCTAAACTATCCCGGAATAATCCATTAGATGCCAAGTTATGGGTAGATCTCTGTTTACTATATTCATCTTACAATGAAAAAAATGAAGCACAGGCAGCGTATGAACGAGCGGTACAACTCGATCCGTCATTAGTTGATAAAATTCCAGGTTTTTCCCCTCTTTCTGCTGATTCAGGGAACAAAGAACCACAAATTGGTGGCAATACCACCGGTTTGGATAAAGATTCTCAAATAAATAATCCTGTTGAACAAAAAGTGACCGGTACAGTTAAGTATTTTATGGAACAACAGGGTTGGAAAATAACCCTACCTGGAACAATTAGTGGAGTACTGTCTCCAGATACCGGTACCATACAAATAAATTCCACTGATACTGTGATATCATATGGTGGGATGAAATACCCTGTCACTATGAAAATTGAAGGGACTTTTCAATAA
- a CDS encoding clostripain-related cysteine peptidase, which translates to MRYIRDFIVIFAVLLSALLVVSATETPIIGNETPSHTKSLVMIYMVGSDLESEDGAGTDNIKQINEGVGDIVPGDLQIVVGYGGANKTGWKGMTIASYDQLKKDLQNEVIGDESISSFSDPSIDMGSPVGLKTFIDWVSKRYSADHTYLIFWDHGGGYGGFGSDENSGNMLSLANIASVFNETQFKPEVIGFDACLMSELEVAATLSPYGTYFIGSEEIEPGSGWEYAKWMKVLAQNPSQNPINVSRIIVDTFVDAPGDSGRTLSVLDLELMPDIANKLEDLGASLTQVMKDTTGFRLIGKAYRNSTKFAQEPGNNGGTSVDLSLLVQYLMSHVSGAEKAGSSINESINKAVLYERHDKYISDARGLSIMDPQGTSHDQYLEDGVNVKVTPGWDSFITDFLLKQSTDNEKPELNSTGVNSYELTDPSGTASVWVEYFAYDPQTNDLIALGETPAVADTEGTYSIPEWDGTWFYLKDSSASDKYALLGMFYEDSTDDGIEEYSSKVNVTHDGLQDNVYLYSYIDPETGKTDLEFRPYTIDSTGEVLISRATIIPARGDKIDTYSELFNPDSNESDWINLGNMTVEGTVELVPSILPDGIYATGLYADYGNGYGSVTDLQKIEINDGQVTRDGSLTI; encoded by the coding sequence ATGAGATACATACGGGATTTTATTGTCATTTTTGCTGTTCTTTTATCGGCATTACTGGTTGTTTCAGCAACAGAAACACCAATTATAGGAAACGAGACTCCTTCTCATACCAAGTCACTTGTCATGATATACATGGTAGGAAGTGATCTTGAATCGGAAGACGGGGCTGGAACTGACAATATTAAACAGATCAACGAGGGAGTTGGAGATATCGTTCCTGGTGACCTGCAAATCGTGGTCGGGTATGGTGGTGCAAATAAAACCGGATGGAAAGGAATGACAATTGCATCCTATGACCAGTTAAAGAAGGATCTGCAAAATGAGGTAATTGGTGATGAAAGCATCAGTAGTTTCTCTGATCCTTCAATAGATATGGGATCTCCTGTAGGACTGAAAACCTTTATCGACTGGGTTAGCAAGCGGTATAGTGCTGATCATACCTACCTGATCTTCTGGGATCATGGAGGCGGGTACGGAGGTTTCGGGTCTGATGAAAATTCGGGAAATATGCTCAGCCTTGCTAATATAGCATCGGTTTTTAATGAAACTCAGTTCAAGCCTGAGGTTATCGGGTTTGATGCCTGTCTCATGAGTGAACTTGAAGTGGCTGCGACATTATCTCCATATGGTACATATTTCATCGGATCTGAAGAGATTGAACCCGGATCAGGGTGGGAGTATGCCAAGTGGATGAAGGTTCTTGCACAAAACCCATCTCAGAATCCCATAAATGTCAGCAGAATAATTGTTGATACTTTTGTGGATGCACCCGGTGATTCCGGACGAACATTGTCAGTTCTCGACCTTGAATTGATGCCAGACATAGCCAATAAACTTGAGGATCTTGGAGCATCACTCACCCAGGTAATGAAGGATACAACCGGATTCAGGTTAATTGGAAAAGCTTATCGAAATTCAACTAAATTTGCACAGGAACCTGGAAATAATGGAGGAACAAGTGTTGATCTATCCTTGCTGGTTCAGTATCTGATGTCACACGTTTCAGGAGCTGAAAAAGCAGGATCCAGTATCAACGAATCAATAAACAAGGCAGTTTTGTACGAACGTCATGACAAGTACATATCTGATGCAAGAGGTCTCTCTATCATGGACCCCCAGGGAACATCTCATGATCAGTATCTCGAAGATGGAGTTAATGTTAAGGTAACCCCAGGATGGGACTCTTTTATTACAGATTTTCTCCTTAAACAATCGACAGATAATGAAAAACCTGAATTAAACAGCACCGGAGTTAACTCATACGAATTAACTGATCCCTCGGGGACAGCATCAGTATGGGTTGAGTATTTTGCATATGATCCACAAACGAATGATCTCATAGCTCTTGGTGAAACCCCGGCAGTTGCTGATACAGAGGGGACCTATTCAATTCCAGAATGGGACGGTACATGGTTTTATCTGAAAGACAGTTCTGCATCAGACAAATATGCCCTTCTAGGGATGTTTTATGAGGATAGTACTGATGATGGTATTGAGGAATATTCATCAAAGGTCAATGTTACCCATGATGGCCTCCAGGATAATGTATATCTGTACTCCTACATTGATCCCGAAACCGGGAAGACAGATCTTGAATTCAGACCATATACTATCGATAGTACTGGTGAAGTTTTGATATCCCGGGCAACGATTATTCCTGCAAGGGGAGACAAAATCGATACTTATTCTGAACTTTTTAATCCTGATAGTAATGAATCAGACTGGATAAACCTGGGTAATATGACTGTTGAAGGTACAGTGGAACTGGTCCCATCTATACTCCCAGATGGAATTTATGCAACAGGTCTTTACGCAGATTATGGAAATGGATACGGAAGTGTCACAGATCTACAAAAGATAGAGATCAACGATGGACAGGTCACCCGGGATGGGAGTCTGACAATCTAA
- a CDS encoding shikimate kinase, which translates to MKNIVLIGLPGAGKSTIGVILAKTLGMRFIDTDILIQENTGRILQTIINEDGTEAFLKTEEKNILGLNVTNAVIATGGSAVYSSHAMEHLKSDSIIVYLNISFDEMKRRLRNIKTRGVVMIPGQNLRDMVNQRIPLYEHYSDITIDCSYDDFENVVEKVVKKIQIS; encoded by the coding sequence ATGAAAAATATTGTTCTTATCGGCCTACCCGGAGCAGGAAAAAGTACCATTGGAGTTATCCTTGCGAAAACGTTAGGGATGCGGTTCATTGATACCGATATTCTAATTCAGGAAAATACAGGACGAATTCTTCAAACAATAATCAATGAAGATGGAACAGAGGCATTCCTGAAAACCGAAGAAAAGAACATACTAGGGCTCAATGTGACGAATGCTGTTATTGCCACAGGTGGTAGCGCCGTGTACAGCAGCCATGCAATGGAGCACCTGAAATCAGACAGCATTATTGTGTACCTGAATATCTCCTTTGATGAGATGAAAAGGCGGTTAAGAAACATCAAAACCCGTGGGGTTGTTATGATTCCCGGTCAGAACCTTCGTGATATGGTGAATCAGAGAATACCCTTGTATGAACATTATTCAGATATCACAATCGATTGCTCATATGACGATTTTGAGAATGTGGTTGAGAAAGTTGTTAAAAAGATCCAAATATCCTGA